A window of the Bacillus sp. A301a_S52 genome harbors these coding sequences:
- a CDS encoding NADH-quinone oxidoreductase subunit B encodes MELRGFQDSEKYDPRMMEDVKKSVFFTKVDQLKAWSRTRSFWPLSFGLACCAIEMMGTGGSRYDFDRFGVIFRASPRHADVMIVAGTVTGKMAPILRTLYDQMPEPKWVISMGSCATCGGPYKEAYSVLNGVDKIVPVDVYVSGCPPTPPALLDGIEKLREKIRLEAKGERVSNT; translated from the coding sequence ATGGAGTTGAGGGGATTTCAGGATTCAGAGAAGTACGATCCGCGTATGATGGAGGATGTGAAAAAAAGTGTTTTCTTTACTAAAGTGGATCAATTAAAGGCGTGGTCCCGGACGAGGTCATTTTGGCCATTGAGTTTCGGGCTTGCTTGTTGTGCCATTGAAATGATGGGAACAGGCGGATCACGTTATGATTTTGATCGGTTTGGGGTTATCTTTAGAGCTTCGCCAAGACATGCTGACGTCATGATTGTAGCGGGAACTGTGACAGGGAAGATGGCGCCTATTTTAAGAACACTCTATGATCAAATGCCAGAGCCAAAATGGGTTATTTCGATGGGGTCCTGTGCAACCTGTGGTGGTCCTTACAAGGAGGCTTATAGTGTTTTAAATGGCGTTGATAAGATCGTACCGGTAGATGTGTATGTATCTGGTTGTCCACCAACACCACCGGCACTGTTAGATGGGATTGAAAAGCTCAGAGAAAAAATTCGATTGGAAGCAAAGGGAGAGAGGGTGTCAAACACATGA
- a CDS encoding NADH-quinone oxidoreductase subunit A, translating to MGLQAYYDNYILVLIFMLLGVALPVASLTFGRLLRPKNPYAEKITTYESGIQPEGDAQVRYHVAYYIVALEFIIFDVETVFLIPWAVALEHLGWVGLNMMLVFIVILALGIAYSWKKKVLEWS from the coding sequence ATGGGGCTTCAAGCCTATTATGACAATTACATTCTCGTTCTGATCTTTATGTTACTTGGTGTGGCGCTTCCTGTTGCTTCGCTTACATTTGGACGGCTATTAAGGCCAAAAAATCCTTATGCAGAGAAGATAACCACATATGAAAGTGGGATTCAACCAGAAGGTGACGCTCAAGTACGCTATCATGTGGCCTACTACATTGTAGCGCTAGAGTTTATCATTTTTGATGTTGAAACCGTTTTCTTAATTCCGTGGGCCGTTGCTCTTGAGCATCTTGGCTGGGTTGGCCTTAACATGATGCTTGTTTTTATTGTTATTCTAGCGTTAGGTATTGCCTATTCTTGGAAAAAGAAGGTGTTAGAATGGAGTTGA
- a CDS encoding F0F1 ATP synthase subunit epsilon translates to MKTMHTNVVTPDGSVFNGDTEMVSVRTSEGELGILPRHLPLVTSLTIGAIRIKKDSKVQLIAVSGGFMEVRPDEVTILAESAELPSDIDITRARAAKERAERRLAEAKKDNIDFKRAELALKRAINRLEVSENRM, encoded by the coding sequence ATGAAGACGATGCATACAAATGTCGTCACTCCTGATGGCAGTGTTTTTAACGGAGATACCGAAATGGTGAGTGTAAGAACTTCAGAAGGTGAATTGGGTATCCTCCCTAGGCACCTTCCGCTAGTGACGTCTTTAACGATCGGTGCCATCCGGATAAAGAAAGATTCTAAAGTTCAACTTATAGCTGTCAGCGGGGGATTTATGGAAGTTCGACCTGACGAAGTGACTATTTTAGCAGAGTCGGCAGAATTACCATCTGATATTGATATTACACGAGCTCGGGCAGCAAAAGAACGTGCTGAACGCCGTCTAGCTGAAGCAAAAAAAGACAACATTGATTTCAAACGGGCTGAATTAGCACTTAAACGCGCCATTAACCGATTAGAAGTGTCCGAGAATAGAATGTAA
- the atpD gene encoding F0F1 ATP synthase subunit beta, whose translation MNKGHVTQVTGPVVDIQFQRGQLPEIYNAIKVQHNAQSSGEVDVDLTLEVALHLGDDTVRTIAMASTDGLVRGMEAVDTGGPISVPVGDATLGRVFNVLGDNIDLDEEIEREVQRDPIHREAPAYDELSTQTEILETGIKVVDLLAPYVKGGKIGLFGGAGVGKTVLIQELINNIAQEHGGISVFAGVGERTREGNDLYFEMKDSGVINKTAMVFGQMNEPPGARMRVALTGLTMAEHFRDVKGADVLLFIDNIFRFTQAGMEVSALLGRMPSAVGYQPTLSTEMGQLQERITSTKKGSVTSIQAIYVPADDYTDPAPATTFAHLDATTNLERKLSEMGIYPAVDPLASTSRALSPEIVGEEHYEVAREVQVTLQKYRELQDIIAILGMDELSEEDKLTVSRARRIQFFLSQNFHVAEQFTGQPGSYVPVKETIKGFREILDGKHDDIPEDAFRLVGRIEDVLENAKQMQ comes from the coding sequence ATGAATAAAGGACACGTCACGCAAGTAACAGGTCCGGTGGTGGATATTCAATTCCAACGCGGGCAATTACCTGAAATTTACAATGCGATAAAAGTTCAACATAACGCCCAATCATCTGGAGAAGTAGACGTTGACTTGACATTAGAAGTGGCTTTGCACCTCGGTGACGATACTGTGCGTACGATCGCGATGGCCTCAACCGATGGGCTTGTACGTGGCATGGAAGCTGTTGATACAGGTGGGCCAATCTCTGTACCTGTTGGTGATGCTACCCTAGGTCGTGTTTTTAATGTTCTAGGTGATAATATTGATTTAGATGAAGAAATTGAGAGAGAAGTTCAACGTGACCCGATTCACCGCGAGGCACCTGCGTATGATGAACTTTCTACACAGACAGAGATTCTTGAAACTGGGATTAAAGTTGTCGATTTACTAGCCCCTTACGTAAAAGGTGGAAAAATTGGTTTATTCGGTGGAGCTGGAGTAGGTAAAACCGTTTTAATTCAAGAGTTAATTAACAACATTGCTCAAGAACATGGTGGGATTTCTGTATTTGCTGGTGTTGGAGAGAGAACACGTGAAGGTAATGACTTGTATTTTGAAATGAAGGACTCTGGTGTTATTAATAAAACCGCGATGGTATTCGGCCAGATGAATGAGCCACCTGGGGCACGTATGCGAGTTGCTTTAACAGGGCTTACAATGGCAGAACACTTTCGTGATGTTAAAGGAGCGGACGTCCTCCTCTTCATTGATAATATTTTCCGTTTTACTCAAGCAGGTATGGAAGTATCGGCCCTTCTCGGTCGTATGCCGTCAGCAGTGGGATATCAGCCGACACTTTCCACGGAAATGGGTCAGTTACAAGAGCGTATTACGTCGACGAAAAAAGGATCTGTTACGTCCATTCAAGCTATTTATGTTCCGGCAGATGACTATACTGATCCTGCACCAGCTACAACATTCGCTCACCTTGACGCTACAACTAACTTGGAAAGAAAGCTTTCGGAAATGGGAATTTATCCAGCGGTGGATCCGTTGGCATCAACGTCACGAGCGCTCTCGCCAGAAATAGTAGGAGAAGAGCACTACGAGGTGGCAAGGGAAGTCCAAGTTACGTTACAGAAATACCGTGAATTACAAGACATTATTGCAATTTTAGGTATGGATGAATTATCTGAAGAAGATAAATTAACGGTTAGTCGTGCTCGCCGAATTCAATTTTTCTTATCGCAAAACTTCCATGTGGCTGAACAATTCACGGGTCAGCCTGGTTCGTACGTGCCGGTTAAAGAAACAATTAAAGGATTCCGTGAGATTCTTGACGGTAAGCATGATGATATTCCAGAGGATGCTTTTAGACTGGTTGGCCGTATCGAGGATGTTCTCGAAAACGCAAAGCAAATGCAATAA
- a CDS encoding F0F1 ATP synthase subunit gamma, producing MASLKEIKTRISSTKKTKQITKAMEMVSAAKLNKAQSKAEAFQPYTDKIREVVASIAGGTEGLSHPMLEMRDQVKKTGYIVITSDRGLCGAYNSGLLRETVRLINERHASPDEYGIVVMGRIGRDFFKKRNMPIFQEITGLADQPDYNDIKNIASTTVEMFEDGVFDHVYIHYNHFVSAISQQVTETQLLPLTSFDTAGEAEKATNNLEYIYEPDAESILEDLLPHYAESLIFGALLDGKASEFGARMSAMRSATDNADNMIGDLTLVYNRARQAAITQEINEIVGGAAAQG from the coding sequence ATGGCTTCTTTAAAGGAAATTAAAACACGCATAAGCTCGACTAAGAAAACAAAACAAATCACAAAAGCCATGGAAATGGTATCGGCTGCCAAACTTAATAAAGCTCAAAGTAAGGCAGAAGCCTTTCAGCCTTATACAGACAAAATTCGAGAAGTAGTGGCCAGTATTGCTGGTGGTACAGAAGGATTAAGCCACCCAATGCTTGAAATGCGTGATCAAGTAAAGAAAACAGGGTATATCGTGATAACGTCTGATCGAGGGCTATGTGGTGCGTATAACAGTGGGCTTCTCCGGGAAACGGTACGCCTCATAAACGAACGCCATGCCTCGCCTGATGAGTATGGAATTGTCGTTATGGGACGTATAGGGCGAGATTTCTTTAAAAAACGAAACATGCCGATTTTCCAAGAGATTACTGGATTGGCGGACCAGCCAGATTATAATGATATCAAAAACATCGCGTCTACAACTGTTGAGATGTTTGAAGATGGCGTGTTTGACCACGTATATATCCATTACAACCATTTTGTCAGTGCGATTAGTCAGCAAGTGACTGAAACGCAATTATTACCGCTCACAAGCTTTGATACTGCTGGTGAGGCAGAAAAAGCGACTAATAATTTGGAGTATATTTATGAACCGGATGCGGAATCCATTCTTGAAGATCTACTACCTCACTATGCAGAATCACTTATTTTCGGTGCGTTATTAGATGGTAAAGCAAGTGAATTCGGTGCAAGAATGTCTGCTATGCGTTCAGCTACTGATAATGCTGATAATATGATTGGGGATTTAACCTTAGTGTATAACCGGGCACGCCAAGCGGCGATTACACAAGAAATTAACGAAATTGTTGGTGGAGCAGCAGCTCAAGGTTAG
- the atpA gene encoding F0F1 ATP synthase subunit alpha yields the protein MSIRADEISSLLKKQIEGYQSEIEVNDVGTVIRIGDGIAVAHGLQNAMAGELLEFQNGVMGMAQNLEENTVGIIILGPFIDIREGDEVRRTGRIMEVPVGEELLGRVVNPLGQPLDGMGPIETGKTRPIEAQAPGVMDRKSVHEPLQTGIKAIDSLIPIGRGQRELIIGDRQTGKTAIAIDTIINQKNEDMICIYVAIGQKESTVAGVVDTLRQHGALDYTIVVTASASQPAPLLFLAPYAGVTMGEEFMYDGKHVLVIYDDLTKQAAAYRELSLLLKRPPGREAFPGDVFYLHSRLLERAAKLSDDKGAGSLTALPFIETQAGDIGAYIPTNVISITDGQIFLQSDLFFAGVRPAIDAGLSVSRVGGSAQIKAMKKVAGTLRLDLASYRELEAFTQFGSDLDAATQAKLNRGARTVEVLKQGLHQPLAVEKQVFILFALTKGFLDDVNVENIRRFEAEMYTFLEHNYKELLSQIKDTGALADEAAMRDAIDDFKKTFQE from the coding sequence ATGAGCATCAGAGCGGATGAAATCAGCTCTCTGTTAAAAAAACAGATAGAAGGTTATCAATCTGAAATTGAAGTGAATGATGTAGGAACCGTCATCCGTATCGGAGACGGAATTGCAGTGGCTCATGGCTTACAAAACGCGATGGCTGGAGAACTGTTGGAGTTTCAAAACGGTGTCATGGGAATGGCACAAAACTTAGAGGAAAATACCGTGGGGATTATTATCCTTGGTCCGTTTATCGATATTCGTGAAGGTGATGAAGTACGTCGTACAGGTAGGATCATGGAGGTTCCTGTAGGAGAAGAATTACTCGGTCGGGTAGTTAATCCGTTAGGTCAGCCTCTTGACGGTATGGGCCCAATCGAAACAGGAAAAACACGCCCAATTGAGGCTCAGGCTCCAGGCGTAATGGATCGAAAATCTGTACATGAGCCATTACAAACTGGAATTAAAGCGATTGATTCTCTAATTCCTATTGGTCGAGGTCAGCGAGAGCTTATTATAGGTGATAGACAGACGGGTAAGACCGCTATTGCAATAGATACAATTATCAATCAGAAAAATGAAGATATGATTTGTATTTACGTGGCAATTGGACAAAAAGAATCAACGGTTGCTGGTGTTGTAGATACACTTCGTCAACATGGGGCTCTTGATTACACTATCGTTGTGACTGCCAGCGCGTCACAACCTGCACCATTGCTTTTCCTTGCACCTTATGCAGGGGTAACGATGGGTGAGGAATTTATGTATGACGGTAAGCACGTCCTCGTCATTTATGATGATTTGACTAAGCAGGCAGCAGCCTATCGTGAGCTGTCCTTGTTATTAAAACGTCCACCAGGTCGTGAAGCTTTTCCAGGGGATGTCTTCTATCTTCATTCTCGTCTCCTTGAGCGTGCCGCAAAGCTCAGTGATGATAAAGGAGCAGGCTCTTTAACAGCGCTTCCGTTTATTGAAACACAAGCAGGAGATATTGGAGCATACATTCCGACAAACGTTATTTCCATCACTGATGGACAGATTTTCCTCCAATCTGACTTATTCTTCGCAGGGGTTCGACCTGCTATTGACGCTGGTTTGTCTGTATCACGAGTAGGTGGCTCAGCACAAATTAAAGCGATGAAGAAAGTTGCGGGGACACTGCGCCTTGACTTGGCCTCTTACCGTGAGCTCGAAGCCTTTACCCAATTCGGATCTGATTTGGATGCAGCAACACAAGCCAAGTTAAACCGGGGTGCACGAACTGTTGAAGTATTAAAACAAGGTCTACATCAGCCATTAGCTGTTGAAAAGCAAGTATTTATTCTCTTTGCTTTAACGAAGGGCTTTTTGGATGATGTTAACGTGGAAAATATCAGACGTTTTGAAGCGGAAATGTATACTTTCTTAGAGCACAATTATAAAGAGTTATTGTCTCAAATTAAGGATACAGGGGCACTTGCCGATGAGGCCGCGATGAGAGACGCAATTGACGATTTCAAAAAAACGTTCCAAGAATAA
- a CDS encoding F0F1 ATP synthase subunit delta, with protein sequence MRRHPIGYRYASALLELTQEQGILETAIKELDEVSEVFKDTNLLDEVFKHPKMTDDDKKSILRQAFSDKVSAAVLNLLLLLVDNKRLDVFHAIVDNFKQLANEARGVSEATVYTAKPLNDQEQEAIASIFAKRAGKAQLILINEVDADIIGGLKVRIGDTVYDGSVANQLARIQSQMILGNVSR encoded by the coding sequence ATGAGAAGGCATCCAATAGGTTATCGTTATGCCAGTGCTTTGCTTGAGCTTACGCAAGAACAGGGTATATTGGAAACCGCGATAAAAGAGCTTGATGAGGTGTCGGAAGTTTTCAAGGATACGAACCTTCTTGACGAAGTGTTCAAGCACCCAAAAATGACAGATGATGATAAAAAGTCTATTCTCAGACAGGCTTTTTCTGACAAAGTCAGTGCGGCTGTCTTAAATCTGTTACTACTATTAGTCGATAATAAACGTCTCGATGTTTTTCATGCCATTGTTGATAACTTTAAACAATTGGCTAACGAAGCGCGAGGGGTTTCAGAAGCGACCGTTTATACGGCCAAACCACTAAATGATCAAGAGCAGGAAGCAATCGCTAGTATTTTTGCTAAAAGGGCAGGCAAAGCTCAACTCATTTTGATTAATGAGGTGGACGCTGATATTATCGGTGGATTAAAGGTTCGTATTGGAGACACCGTATACGATGGTAGCGTGGCCAATCAATTGGCACGAATTCAATCGCAAATGATACTAGGAAATGTTAGTAGATAG
- the atpF gene encoding F0F1 ATP synthase subunit B produces the protein MNALYQILAFLVLLMLLKKFAFGPIMDMMEKREQHVADEIASAEKNRKESEKYLEEQREAIQAAREEAKKIVENSKKMSEQQAEEVLANARKEAERMKQSALAEIHTEKEQAVSALREQVSTLSVLVATKVIEKELDEKEQERLIQDTLKEVGEDV, from the coding sequence ATGAATGCACTGTATCAAATTTTGGCGTTTCTCGTTCTCTTAATGCTTCTAAAAAAATTCGCGTTTGGCCCGATCATGGATATGATGGAGAAGCGTGAACAGCACGTGGCTGATGAGATTGCCTCTGCGGAAAAAAACCGTAAAGAGTCAGAGAAGTATCTAGAAGAACAGCGAGAAGCCATTCAAGCTGCTCGCGAGGAAGCCAAAAAAATTGTGGAAAATTCTAAGAAAATGAGTGAACAGCAAGCAGAAGAAGTTCTGGCCAACGCTAGAAAAGAGGCAGAGCGAATGAAACAATCTGCTCTTGCTGAAATTCATACAGAGAAAGAACAGGCTGTCTCCGCACTTCGTGAGCAAGTTTCGACCTTGTCTGTCCTCGTAGCTACGAAAGTCATTGAGAAAGAACTTGATGAGAAAGAGCAGGAAAGACTTATACAAGATACGCTTAAAGAAGTGGGCGAAGACGTATGA
- the atpE gene encoding F0F1 ATP synthase subunit C: protein MGTVAIAVAIVASFAAIAGAFGVAIVVKSTLQGITRQPEIRGPLQTIMFIGVPLVEALPIFAIVIAFLLLGNI, encoded by the coding sequence ATGGGTACTGTCGCTATTGCAGTCGCTATTGTAGCAAGTTTTGCAGCTATCGCTGGAGCATTTGGGGTGGCTATCGTTGTTAAGAGTACGTTGCAAGGAATTACACGTCAACCGGAGATTCGTGGTCCGCTTCAAACAATTATGTTTATTGGTGTACCACTTGTTGAGGCCCTACCTATCTTCGCGATCGTTATTGCCTTCTTACTTCTTGGTAACATTTAA
- the atpB gene encoding F0F1 ATP synthase subunit A produces the protein MRKEVKRLDSHYLKVDLFGVPWMTLNIPNMIMTTVAMVIVFFVCFFMSRKIQMYPKGAQNALEYLVQFIKNIINSTMDWKQGKNFVMLGITIILYVFVANMLGVPFELATADHDVWWSSPTSNPVLTISLAAFVIVLTHIYGLKLKGPKEYGKDYFRPAPFMAPFKVIEDFSNTLTLGMRLYANIYAKEMIMVMLVGLGVSSAFWAFGAFVPLIVFQAFSVFIGSLQAFIFCMLTMVYMSHKVSEDH, from the coding sequence ATGAGAAAAGAGGTGAAAAGATTGGATAGTCACTACTTGAAAGTGGATCTATTTGGTGTTCCATGGATGACTTTAAACATTCCAAATATGATCATGACCACTGTAGCGATGGTAATCGTTTTCTTCGTCTGCTTTTTTATGTCGAGAAAAATCCAAATGTATCCTAAAGGCGCCCAAAATGCATTGGAGTATCTCGTTCAATTTATTAAAAATATTATTAACAGCACGATGGATTGGAAGCAAGGGAAGAATTTCGTTATGTTGGGTATCACGATCATTCTTTACGTGTTTGTGGCGAATATGCTCGGAGTACCGTTTGAGCTTGCTACTGCTGATCACGATGTGTGGTGGAGCTCACCGACATCGAACCCTGTGCTTACCATCTCTTTAGCAGCATTTGTTATTGTATTAACACATATTTATGGGTTGAAACTTAAAGGACCAAAAGAATATGGGAAAGACTATTTTAGACCAGCACCATTTATGGCACCTTTTAAAGTGATTGAGGACTTCTCGAACACACTGACATTAGGAATGCGTCTTTACGCCAATATATATGCTAAAGAAATGATAATGGTCATGCTCGTAGGTCTAGGCGTATCAAGCGCTTTTTGGGCCTTTGGTGCATTTGTACCGCTCATTGTCTTCCAAGCATTCAGTGTCTTTATTGGGTCATTACAAGCGTTTATCTTCTGTATGCTGACGATGGTGTACATGTCGCATAAAGTAAGTGAAGATCACTAA
- a CDS encoding ATP synthase subunit I has protein sequence MNELESLLKRYTIYSVVIIGSLFLATLFISDATFLAGMAVGAIFSLLNLYSTYFQVKRLTSSVMDSKVRFSFGTIGRIIVVLLALLIAEEYPQYLDLTGVIIGLAFKYFILLIDPIFYFRTRSTG, from the coding sequence ATGAATGAACTGGAAAGCCTTTTAAAGCGCTATACAATCTACTCGGTTGTGATAATCGGAAGCTTATTTTTAGCGACTTTATTCATTTCAGACGCAACGTTTCTTGCTGGTATGGCTGTAGGAGCTATATTCAGCCTGTTGAATTTGTATAGTACATATTTCCAGGTGAAACGTTTGACCTCATCAGTAATGGATAGCAAGGTAAGGTTTTCGTTCGGGACGATAGGGAGAATTATTGTTGTTCTTTTAGCACTGCTCATTGCAGAAGAATATCCCCAGTACCTCGACCTTACCGGAGTGATTATAGGACTGGCTTTCAAATATTTTATTTTGTTAATCGATCCTATTTTCTATTTTAGAACGAGATCCACAGGCTAA
- a CDS encoding AtpZ/AtpI family protein, translated as MTRPSKQRQFIRAFALMSTLTSYIVGAVLLSVFGGRWLDQRFDGGGLYLVMSLLAGFITAAYGIVKTVQQFMGDDSS; from the coding sequence ATGACGCGACCTTCCAAACAACGCCAATTTATCAGGGCTTTTGCACTAATGTCCACATTGACATCATACATTGTTGGTGCGGTTTTGTTGAGTGTGTTTGGTGGGAGATGGTTGGACCAGCGTTTCGATGGAGGCGGACTGTACCTCGTAATGAGCCTTCTTGCCGGTTTTATTACAGCGGCATATGGAATAGTGAAAACTGTTCAGCAATTTATGGGAGACGATTCGTCATGA